One region of Streptomyces capillispiralis genomic DNA includes:
- a CDS encoding non-heme iron oxygenase ferredoxin subunit has protein sequence MTFRRACGLSELEEDTPKRVDLDGTPVSIVQTEGEVFAINDICSHANVSLSEGEVDDCHIECWLHGSRFDLRSGKPDALPATRPVPVYPVKIEGDDVLVSLTQES, from the coding sequence ATGACCTTCCGACGCGCCTGCGGGCTGAGCGAGCTGGAGGAGGACACCCCGAAGCGGGTGGACCTCGACGGCACGCCGGTCTCCATCGTGCAGACCGAGGGCGAGGTGTTCGCGATCAACGACATCTGCTCGCACGCGAACGTCTCCCTCTCGGAGGGCGAGGTGGACGACTGCCACATCGAGTGCTGGCTGCACGGCTCGCGTTTCGACCTCCGTTCCGGCAAGCCCGACGCCCTTCCGGCGACGCGCCCCGTCCCCGTATACCCCGTAAAGATCGAAGGGGACGACGTGCTCGTCTCCCTCACCCAGGAGTCCTGA
- the sufU gene encoding Fe-S cluster assembly sulfur transfer protein SufU, with translation MKLDSMYQDVILDHYKNPHGRGLRDGDAEVHHVNPTCGDEITLRVKYDGTTIRDVSYEGQGCSISQASASVLNELLVGKDVAEAQRIQATFLELMQSKGKIEPDDAMEEVLEDAVAFAGVSKYPARVKCALLSWMAWKDATAQALGADAERTTA, from the coding sequence GTGAAGCTGGACTCCATGTACCAGGACGTCATCCTGGACCACTACAAGAACCCGCACGGGCGGGGTCTCAGGGATGGCGACGCCGAGGTGCACCACGTCAACCCGACGTGCGGTGACGAGATCACGCTGCGCGTGAAGTACGACGGCACGACCATCCGCGACGTCAGCTACGAGGGCCAGGGCTGCTCCATCAGCCAGGCTTCCGCCTCCGTGCTGAACGAACTGCTGGTGGGCAAGGACGTCGCCGAGGCGCAGAGGATCCAGGCGACGTTCCTGGAGCTGATGCAGTCCAAGGGGAAGATCGAGCCCGACGACGCGATGGAGGAGGTGCTGGAGGACGCGGTCGCGTTCGCCGGCGTCTCCAAGTACCCGGCCCGGGTCAAGTGCGCCCTCCTCAGCTGGATGGCGTGGAAGGACGCGACGGCCCAGGCGCTGGGCGCCGACGCCGAAAGGACAACGGCATGA
- a CDS encoding metal-sulfur cluster assembly factor: protein MSETLEMKPASEEELREALMDVVDPELGIDVVNLGLIYGIHIDDSNVATIDMTLTSAACPLTDVIEDQAKSATDGLVSELRINWVWMPPWGPDKITDDGREQLRALGFNV from the coding sequence ATGAGCGAGACCCTGGAGATGAAGCCGGCCTCGGAGGAGGAGCTCCGCGAGGCCCTGATGGACGTCGTCGACCCCGAACTGGGCATCGATGTCGTCAACCTCGGCCTCATCTACGGCATCCACATCGACGACTCCAATGTGGCGACGATCGACATGACCCTGACGTCGGCGGCCTGTCCGCTGACCGACGTCATCGAGGACCAGGCCAAGTCCGCCACGGACGGTCTGGTCAGCGAGTTGCGGATCAACTGGGTCTGGATGCCGCCGTGGGGCCCCGACAAGATCACCGACGACGGCCGGGAACAGCTCCGGGCGCTGGGCTTCAACGTCTGA
- a CDS encoding antibiotic biosynthesis monooxygenase produces MRTTRQPDLADPRIGASLFSTWRVGTPERQRQAVEAIGRTWERRPWPARDLLGYHVYAGEDGDTLLHYSQWASEGAYESFVKTHRQERVDEIDTAVPGIERVALHRYRHYRSGVRDGSPVPGCVVIVDVEFEGSDAGRLRSWTDAVFEALEGEAEPPAGGISAHFHLGTDGDRVLNYAEWESARAHRDALAAPGPGIGSGSAAWRRVQEWPGLRSSTVRRYVHALGLVPGGAGRRVRPAPGGTTDGTAGPAGRGR; encoded by the coding sequence ATGCGTACGACCCGGCAGCCCGACCTCGCCGACCCGCGGATCGGGGCGTCCCTGTTCAGCACCTGGCGGGTGGGCACGCCCGAACGGCAGCGGCAGGCCGTCGAGGCCATCGGACGGACCTGGGAGCGGCGGCCCTGGCCGGCCCGTGATCTGCTCGGCTACCACGTCTACGCGGGCGAGGACGGGGACACGCTGCTGCACTACTCGCAGTGGGCGAGTGAGGGGGCGTACGAGTCGTTCGTGAAGACGCACCGGCAGGAGCGGGTGGACGAGATCGACACCGCCGTGCCGGGGATCGAGCGGGTGGCGCTGCACCGGTACCGGCACTACCGCAGCGGGGTGCGGGACGGCAGCCCGGTGCCCGGGTGCGTGGTGATCGTCGACGTCGAGTTCGAGGGCTCCGACGCCGGACGGCTGCGGAGCTGGACCGACGCCGTCTTCGAGGCGCTGGAGGGTGAGGCCGAGCCGCCCGCGGGCGGCATCTCCGCCCACTTCCACCTCGGGACCGACGGGGACCGGGTGCTCAACTACGCGGAGTGGGAGAGCGCCCGGGCGCACCGGGACGCCCTGGCCGCGCCCGGACCGGGAATCGGGTCGGGGAGCGCCGCGTGGCGCCGGGTGCAGGAGTGGCCCGGGCTGCGGAGCAGCACCGTCCGGCGGTACGTGCACGCGCTCGGGCTCGTGCCCGGCGGGGCCGGCCGAAGGGTTCGGCCGGCCCCGGGCGGGACTACGGACGGAACCGCAGGACCTGCGGGTCGTGGTCGCTGA
- the sufC gene encoding Fe-S cluster assembly ATPase SufC, whose amino-acid sequence MATLEIRDLHVTVEADNATKEILKGVDLTVKQGETHAIMGPNGSGKSTLAYSLAGHPKYTITGGTVTLDGEDVLEMSVDERARAGLFLAMQYPVEVPGVSVSNFLRTSATAIRGEAPKLRTWVKEVREAMERLNMDPAFAERNVNEGFSGGEKKRHEILQLELLKPKVAILDETDSGLDVDALRVVSEGVNRVRESGEVGTLLITHYTRILRYIKPDHVHVFAAGRIAESGGPELADKLEAEGYEAYTKGGASA is encoded by the coding sequence ATGGCAACGCTTGAAATCCGAGACCTGCACGTCACCGTCGAGGCCGACAACGCCACGAAGGAGATCCTCAAGGGCGTCGACCTCACCGTGAAGCAGGGCGAGACGCACGCCATCATGGGCCCGAACGGCTCCGGCAAGTCGACCCTCGCCTACTCGCTGGCCGGTCACCCCAAGTACACGATCACCGGCGGCACCGTCACCCTCGACGGCGAGGACGTCCTGGAGATGTCCGTCGACGAGCGCGCCCGCGCCGGCCTGTTCCTCGCCATGCAGTACCCGGTCGAGGTCCCCGGTGTCTCCGTCTCCAACTTCCTGCGCACCTCCGCCACCGCCATCCGCGGCGAGGCCCCCAAGCTGCGCACCTGGGTGAAGGAGGTCCGCGAGGCCATGGAGCGCCTCAACATGGACCCCGCCTTCGCCGAGCGCAACGTGAACGAGGGCTTCTCCGGCGGTGAGAAGAAGCGCCACGAGATCCTCCAGCTCGAACTGCTCAAGCCGAAGGTCGCGATCCTCGACGAGACCGACTCCGGCCTGGACGTCGACGCCCTGCGCGTCGTCTCCGAGGGCGTCAACCGCGTCCGCGAGTCCGGTGAGGTCGGCACCCTGCTGATCACGCACTACACGCGCATCCTCCGCTACATCAAGCCCGACCACGTCCACGTCTTCGCGGCCGGACGGATCGCCGAGTCCGGCGGCCCCGAGCTCGCCGACAAGCTGGAGGCCGAGGGCTACGAGGCCTACACGAAGGGTGGCGCATCCGCGTGA
- the dapA gene encoding 4-hydroxy-tetrahydrodipicolinate synthase: protein MTPPFGRTLCAMITPFTPAGALDLDGAQELAAHLVGRGCDGLVLSGTTGESPTTTDAEKAALIAAVRQAVGTRATIVAGIGTPDTLHTTRLAREAERAGADGLLVVAPYYSRPPQDAVEAHFRRIADATGLPLVLYDIPARTGVRIEADTLLRLAEHPRIVAVKDCSYDFLAAQKVLARTGLAYYAGCDEHNLALYAVGGAGCVSTVANVAPDHVRAVLDAFDAGLTARAAHLQQRLTPLIEAMMANGLPGTVTAKALLATLSLPAGPVRPPLAPADRATTDGLRSVHDALVAT from the coding sequence ATGACGCCACCCTTCGGCCGCACCCTGTGCGCGATGATCACCCCGTTCACCCCCGCCGGCGCCCTCGACCTCGACGGTGCCCAGGAACTGGCCGCCCACCTGGTCGGGCGCGGCTGCGACGGCCTGGTCCTCTCCGGCACCACGGGCGAGTCCCCCACCACCACGGACGCGGAGAAGGCCGCCCTCATCGCGGCGGTGCGCCAGGCGGTCGGCACCCGCGCCACGATCGTCGCCGGCATCGGCACCCCCGACACCCTGCACACCACCCGACTGGCCCGCGAGGCCGAGCGGGCCGGCGCCGACGGCCTGCTGGTGGTCGCCCCGTACTACAGCCGTCCCCCGCAGGACGCGGTCGAGGCGCACTTCCGCCGGATCGCGGACGCCACGGGCCTCCCGCTGGTCCTCTACGACATCCCGGCCCGCACCGGCGTCCGTATCGAGGCCGACACCCTGCTCCGCCTCGCCGAGCACCCCCGGATCGTGGCGGTGAAGGACTGCTCCTACGACTTCCTGGCCGCCCAGAAGGTCCTCGCCCGCACCGGCCTCGCCTACTACGCGGGCTGCGACGAGCACAACCTCGCCCTCTACGCCGTCGGCGGCGCCGGATGCGTCAGCACGGTCGCCAATGTCGCCCCCGACCACGTCCGCGCGGTCCTGGACGCCTTCGACGCGGGCCTGACGGCCCGCGCGGCGCACCTCCAGCAGCGGCTCACGCCCCTCATCGAGGCGATGATGGCGAACGGCCTGCCCGGCACCGTCACGGCCAAGGCCCTCCTCGCCACCCTGTCCCTCCCCGCGGGCCCGGTCCGCCCGCCCCTGGCGCCCGCCGACCGCGCGACGACGGACGGGCTCAGGTCGGTCCACGACGCGCTGGTGGCCACCTGA
- the sufB gene encoding Fe-S cluster assembly protein SufB yields MTLPTETAHPELEGLGKYEYGWADRDEAGAAARRGLNEDVVRDISAKKDEPEWMTKLRLKGLRLFEKKPMPNWGSDLSGIDFDNIKYFVRSTEKQAESWEDLPEDIKNTYDKLGIPEAEKQRLVAGVAAQYESEVVYHQIREDLEEQGVIFLDTDTALKEHPELFKEYFGTVIPVGDNKFASLNSAVWSGGSFIYVPPGVHVEIPLQAYFRINTENMGQFERTLIIVDEGAYVHYVEGCTAPIYKSDSLHSAVVEIIVKKNARCRYTTIQNWSNNVYNLVTKRAVAYEGATMEWVDGNIGSKVTMKYPAVYLMGEHAKGETLSIAFAGEGQHQDAGAKMVHMAPNTSSNIVSKSVARGGGRTSYRGLIEIGEGAPGSKSNVLCDALLVDTISRSDTYPYVDVREDDVSMGHEATVSKVSEDQLFYLMSRGLSEFEAMAMIVRGFVEPIAKELPMEYALELNRLIELQMEGAVG; encoded by the coding sequence ATGACTCTCCCCACGGAGACTGCCCACCCCGAGCTGGAGGGTCTGGGCAAGTACGAATACGGCTGGGCCGACCGTGACGAGGCCGGTGCGGCGGCGCGCCGCGGCCTGAACGAGGACGTCGTCCGGGACATCTCCGCCAAGAAGGACGAGCCGGAGTGGATGACCAAGCTCCGCCTCAAGGGCCTGCGCCTGTTCGAGAAGAAGCCCATGCCGAACTGGGGCTCCGACCTCTCCGGCATCGACTTCGACAACATCAAGTACTTCGTGCGCTCCACGGAGAAGCAGGCGGAGTCCTGGGAGGACCTGCCCGAGGACATCAAGAACACCTACGACAAGCTGGGCATCCCCGAGGCGGAGAAGCAGCGCCTCGTCGCCGGTGTCGCCGCCCAGTACGAGTCGGAGGTCGTCTACCACCAGATCCGCGAGGACCTGGAGGAGCAGGGCGTCATCTTCCTGGACACCGACACCGCGCTCAAGGAGCACCCGGAGCTCTTCAAGGAGTACTTCGGGACCGTCATCCCCGTCGGTGACAACAAGTTCGCTTCGCTGAACAGCGCCGTGTGGTCCGGCGGCTCCTTCATCTACGTCCCGCCGGGCGTGCACGTCGAGATCCCGCTCCAGGCCTACTTCCGGATCAACACCGAGAACATGGGCCAGTTCGAGCGGACCCTGATCATCGTCGACGAGGGTGCCTACGTGCACTACGTCGAGGGCTGCACCGCCCCGATCTACAAGTCGGACTCGCTGCACTCCGCGGTCGTCGAGATCATCGTCAAGAAGAACGCCCGCTGCCGCTACACGACCATCCAGAACTGGTCGAACAACGTCTACAACCTGGTCACCAAGCGCGCCGTGGCCTACGAGGGCGCGACCATGGAGTGGGTCGACGGCAACATCGGCTCCAAGGTGACGATGAAGTACCCGGCCGTCTACCTGATGGGCGAGCACGCCAAGGGCGAGACCCTGTCCATCGCCTTCGCCGGCGAGGGGCAGCACCAGGACGCGGGCGCCAAGATGGTCCACATGGCCCCGAACACCTCGTCCAACATCGTCTCCAAGTCGGTGGCGCGCGGCGGCGGCCGTACCTCCTACCGCGGTCTGATCGAGATCGGAGAGGGCGCCCCGGGCTCCAAGTCCAACGTGCTCTGCGACGCCCTGCTCGTCGACACCATCTCCCGCTCGGACACCTACCCCTACGTGGACGTCCGTGAGGACGACGTGTCCATGGGCCACGAGGCGACCGTCTCCAAGGTCTCCGAGGACCAGCTCTTCTACCTGATGAGCCGCGGTCTGAGCGAGTTCGAGGCGATGGCGATGATCGTGCGCGGCTTCGTCGAGCCGATCGCCAAGGAACTGCCGATGGAGTACGCGCTCGAGCTCAACCGGCTGATCGAGCTCCAGATGGAAGGCGCGGTCGGCTAA
- a CDS encoding phage holin family protein: MTGTIDHRRVRDEHSVGELVGQATEQISRLARQEVALAKEELAEKGRRAGRGGGMLGAAGAFAYAGLLALAATGVVALDLVLPLWAAALIITGVLFALAGLLALAGRGQLRRATPPKPERTLGSVKADVEEIKGRAHR, translated from the coding sequence GTGACCGGAACCATCGATCATCGGCGGGTTCGCGACGAGCACAGCGTGGGCGAGCTCGTCGGGCAGGCCACCGAACAGATCTCACGGCTCGCCCGGCAGGAAGTCGCCCTCGCCAAGGAGGAACTGGCGGAGAAGGGCCGCCGGGCCGGCCGCGGCGGAGGGATGCTGGGCGCGGCGGGTGCGTTCGCCTACGCGGGACTGCTCGCGCTGGCCGCGACGGGTGTCGTCGCGCTCGATCTGGTGCTGCCCCTGTGGGCGGCGGCGCTGATCATCACCGGGGTGCTGTTCGCCCTCGCGGGCCTGCTGGCCCTCGCCGGTCGCGGGCAGTTGCGCCGGGCCACACCGCCCAAGCCCGAACGGACGCTGGGCAGCGTGAAGGCCGATGTGGAGGAGATCAAGGGAAGGGCGCACCGATGA
- the sufD gene encoding Fe-S cluster assembly protein SufD: MAEAQNSPALGSTRAGGPPPVGSTTAGSIAVAAESTVATRMSAPPSFDVADFPVPHGREEEWRFTPLERLRGLHDGTATANGEGVKVTVEAPEGVVVETVGRDDARLGRAGTPVDRVAAQAYSAFERASVVTVPKETVLTEPVRIAVHGEGGTAYGHQVIELGAFAEALVVIDHTGDAVLAANVEYVLGDGAKLTVVCVQDWDDKAVHVAQHDALVGRDATFKSVVVTFGGDVVRLHPRVTYAGPGGEAELYGLYFTDAGQHQEHRLLVDHNVPHCKSNVAYKGALQGDAAHAVWIGDVLIEAKAEGTDTYEMNRNLVLTDGARVDSVPNLEIETGEIVGAGHASATGRFDDEQLFYLMARGIPEQDARRLVVRGFFAELVQQIGVPDIEERLLAKIEEELEAAVS; encoded by the coding sequence ATGGCTGAGGCTCAGAACTCCCCCGCTCTCGGTTCCACTCGAGCGGGGGGACCCCCACCGGTGGGCTCCACCACCGCCGGCTCGATCGCGGTGGCCGCCGAGTCGACCGTCGCCACCCGCATGAGCGCGCCCCCGTCCTTCGACGTGGCGGACTTCCCCGTCCCCCACGGCCGCGAGGAGGAGTGGCGGTTCACCCCGCTGGAGCGGCTGCGCGGTCTGCACGACGGCACCGCCACCGCCAACGGCGAGGGCGTCAAGGTCACCGTCGAGGCGCCCGAGGGTGTCGTCGTCGAGACCGTCGGCCGCGACGACGCGCGGCTCGGCCGCGCCGGTACGCCGGTGGACCGCGTCGCCGCCCAGGCGTACTCCGCCTTCGAGCGGGCCTCGGTCGTGACCGTGCCGAAGGAGACCGTCCTCACCGAGCCGGTCCGCATCGCGGTGCACGGCGAGGGCGGCACCGCCTACGGCCACCAGGTGATCGAGCTCGGCGCCTTCGCCGAGGCCCTCGTGGTCATCGACCACACCGGTGACGCGGTGCTCGCCGCCAACGTCGAGTACGTCCTCGGCGACGGCGCCAAGCTGACCGTCGTCTGCGTCCAGGACTGGGACGACAAGGCCGTGCACGTCGCCCAGCACGACGCGCTGGTCGGCCGGGACGCCACCTTCAAGTCGGTCGTCGTCACCTTCGGCGGCGACGTCGTCCGGCTGCACCCGCGCGTGACGTACGCCGGTCCCGGCGGCGAGGCCGAGCTGTACGGCCTGTACTTCACCGACGCCGGCCAGCACCAGGAGCACCGCCTCCTGGTCGACCACAACGTGCCGCACTGCAAGTCCAACGTCGCCTACAAGGGCGCGCTCCAGGGCGACGCCGCGCACGCCGTGTGGATCGGTGACGTGCTCATCGAGGCCAAGGCCGAGGGCACCGACACCTACGAGATGAACCGCAACCTGGTCCTCACCGACGGCGCCCGCGTCGACTCCGTGCCCAACCTGGAGATCGAGACCGGCGAGATCGTCGGCGCCGGACACGCCTCCGCGACCGGACGCTTCGACGACGAGCAGCTCTTCTACCTGATGGCCCGCGGCATCCCGGAGCAGGACGCCCGCCGCCTGGTGGTCCGCGGCTTCTTCGCCGAACTCGTCCAGCAGATCGGCGTCCCGGACATCGAGGAGCGCCTGCTGGCCAAGATCGAGGAGGAGCTGGAGGCGGCGGTCTCATGA
- a CDS encoding DMT family transporter: MGYALLAGAIAAEVVGTTAMKYSEGFTRLWPSLVTVVGYLVAFALLAQTLKSLSVGTAYAIWSGAGTAVIAAIGTMFLGEGLTLAKAAGIGLIIVGVVVLNLGGAH, translated from the coding sequence ATGGGGTACGCACTGCTCGCCGGAGCCATCGCAGCCGAAGTCGTCGGGACCACCGCCATGAAGTACAGCGAGGGCTTCACCCGCCTGTGGCCCTCGCTGGTCACCGTCGTCGGGTACCTCGTCGCCTTCGCGCTCCTCGCGCAGACCCTGAAGTCCCTGTCGGTCGGCACGGCGTACGCCATCTGGTCCGGGGCGGGGACGGCCGTCATCGCGGCGATCGGGACGATGTTCCTCGGCGAGGGGCTCACCCTCGCCAAGGCCGCCGGCATCGGGCTGATCATCGTCGGCGTGGTGGTGCTGAACCTGGGCGGGGCGCACTGA
- the dapD gene encoding 2,3,4,5-tetrahydropyridine-2,6-dicarboxylate N-succinyltransferase gives MTDTTAHSTTGAVAAGLATIAADGTVLDTWFPAPALAADPGPSGTERLSAERAAELLGGGATAAVGPDARRGVEVVAVRTVISSLDEKPIDAHDVYLRLHLLSHRLVRPHGQNLDGIFAFLANVAWTSLGPVAVDDLEKVRLNARAEGLHLSVTSVDKFPRMTDYVAPKGVRIADADRVRLGAHLAEGTTVMHEGFVNFNAGTLGTSMVEGRISAGVVIGDGSDIGGGASTMGTLSGGGDVRISVGERCLIGAEAGVGIALGDECVVEAGLYVTAGTRVTMPDGQIVKARELSGASHILFRRNSVTGTVEARPNNAVWGGLNEVLHSHN, from the coding sequence ATGACCGACACGACTGCTCACAGCACCACCGGCGCAGTGGCCGCCGGCCTCGCCACCATCGCCGCCGACGGCACCGTCCTCGACACCTGGTTCCCCGCCCCCGCGCTGGCCGCGGACCCCGGCCCGTCCGGCACCGAGCGGCTCTCCGCCGAGCGGGCCGCGGAACTGCTGGGCGGCGGCGCCACCGCCGCGGTCGGTCCGGACGCCCGCCGGGGTGTCGAGGTCGTCGCGGTCCGCACGGTCATCTCCTCGCTGGACGAGAAGCCGATCGACGCGCACGACGTCTACCTGCGCCTGCACCTGCTCTCGCACCGCCTGGTCCGGCCGCACGGCCAGAACCTCGACGGCATCTTCGCCTTCCTCGCCAACGTCGCCTGGACCTCGCTCGGCCCGGTCGCCGTGGACGACCTCGAGAAGGTGCGGCTCAACGCCCGCGCCGAGGGCCTGCACCTGTCCGTGACCTCCGTGGACAAGTTCCCCCGCATGACGGACTACGTCGCCCCGAAGGGCGTGCGTATCGCCGACGCCGACCGGGTGCGGCTCGGCGCGCACCTCGCCGAGGGCACCACCGTCATGCACGAGGGCTTCGTCAACTTCAACGCCGGCACGCTCGGCACCTCGATGGTCGAGGGCCGCATCTCCGCCGGTGTGGTCATCGGCGACGGCTCGGACATCGGCGGCGGCGCCTCCACCATGGGCACCCTGTCCGGCGGCGGCGACGTGCGCATCAGCGTCGGCGAGCGCTGCCTGATCGGCGCCGAGGCGGGCGTCGGCATCGCCCTGGGCGACGAGTGCGTGGTCGAGGCGGGTCTGTACGTCACCGCGGGGACGCGCGTCACGATGCCCGACGGCCAGATCGTCAAGGCCCGTGAGCTGTCCGGCGCCTCCCACATCCTCTTCCGCCGCAACTCCGTCACCGGCACGGTCGAGGCCCGGCCGAACAACGCGGTCTGGGGCGGCCTGAACGAGGTCCTGCACAGCCACAACTGA
- a CDS encoding DUF3618 domain-containing protein: protein MTHDMRRAGSHVDASAESAAAARGAKGPDELRRQIERTRHELGDTVEELAGKMDVKGRARARADDLRDRAGAMTVQLRSSAAHAGEVGARQRKPILLAAAAVAVIVAMGVMTRRRHRG from the coding sequence ATGACGCACGATATGAGGCGCGCGGGGTCCCATGTCGACGCGAGCGCGGAGAGCGCGGCGGCGGCGCGGGGGGCCAAGGGGCCGGACGAGCTGCGGCGGCAGATCGAGCGGACGCGGCACGAACTCGGCGACACCGTCGAGGAACTGGCGGGCAAGATGGACGTCAAGGGGCGGGCGCGGGCCCGGGCCGACGACCTGCGGGACCGGGCCGGGGCGATGACCGTGCAGCTGCGGAGCAGCGCCGCGCACGCCGGTGAGGTCGGGGCCCGGCAGCGCAAGCCGATCCTCCTGGCCGCCGCGGCGGTGGCGGTGATCGTCGCCATGGGCGTGATGACGCGGCGGCGGCACCGCGGCTGA
- a CDS encoding cysteine desulfurase, protein MTQLPGLLDTEAIRKDFPILDRQVHDGHKLVYLDNAATSQKPRQVLDALSEYYERYNANVHRGVHVLAEEATALYEGARDKVAEFVNAPSRNEVIFTKNASESLNLVANMLGWADEPYRVDHETEIVITEMEHHSNIVPWQLLAQRTGAKLKWFGLTDDGRLDLSNIDEIITEKTKIVSFVLVSNILGTVNPVEAIVRRAQEVGALVCIDASQAAPHMPLDVQALQADFVAFTGHKMCGPTGIGVLWGRQELLEDLPPFLGGGEMIETVSMSSSTYAPAPHKFEAGTPPVAQAVGLGAAIDYLSAIGMDKILAHEHAITEYAVKRLTEVPDLRIIGPATAEERGAAISFTLGDIHPHDVGQVLDEQGIAVRVGHHCARPVCLRYGIPATTRASFYLYSTPAEIDALVDGLEHVRNFFG, encoded by the coding sequence GTGACACAGCTGCCGGGCCTCCTCGACACCGAGGCGATCCGCAAGGACTTCCCGATCCTCGACCGCCAGGTCCACGACGGGCACAAGCTCGTGTACCTGGACAACGCGGCGACCTCCCAGAAGCCGCGCCAGGTGCTGGACGCGCTGAGCGAGTACTACGAGCGCTACAACGCCAACGTCCACCGTGGCGTGCACGTCCTCGCCGAGGAGGCCACGGCACTGTACGAGGGCGCGCGCGACAAGGTCGCGGAGTTCGTCAACGCGCCCAGCCGCAACGAGGTGATCTTCACCAAGAACGCCTCCGAGTCGCTCAACCTCGTGGCCAACATGCTCGGCTGGGCCGACGAGCCCTACCGGGTGGACCACGAGACCGAGATCGTCATCACGGAGATGGAGCACCACTCCAACATCGTGCCGTGGCAGCTGCTCGCGCAGCGCACGGGCGCGAAGCTGAAGTGGTTCGGCCTGACGGACGACGGCCGTCTCGACCTCTCCAACATCGACGAGATCATCACCGAGAAGACGAAGATCGTCTCCTTCGTGCTGGTGTCCAACATCCTGGGCACGGTCAACCCGGTCGAGGCGATAGTGCGCCGCGCCCAGGAGGTCGGTGCGCTCGTCTGCATCGACGCCTCCCAGGCCGCCCCGCACATGCCGCTGGACGTCCAGGCCCTCCAGGCCGACTTCGTGGCCTTCACCGGCCACAAGATGTGCGGCCCGACCGGCATCGGCGTCCTGTGGGGCCGCCAGGAACTCCTGGAGGACCTTCCTCCGTTCCTCGGCGGCGGCGAGATGATCGAGACCGTGTCGATGAGCTCGTCGACGTACGCGCCGGCCCCGCACAAGTTCGAGGCGGGCACCCCGCCGGTCGCCCAGGCGGTCGGTCTCGGCGCGGCGATCGACTACCTGTCGGCCATCGGCATGGACAAGATCCTCGCCCATGAGCACGCCATCACCGAGTACGCGGTCAAGCGCCTGACCGAGGTCCCGGACCTGCGCATCATCGGCCCGGCCACGGCCGAGGAGCGCGGCGCCGCGATCTCGTTCACCCTGGGTGACATCCACCCGCACGACGTGGGCCAGGTCCTGGACGAACAGGGCATCGCCGTCCGGGTCGGCCACCACTGCGCGCGGCCGGTCTGCCTCAGGTACGGAATTCCTGCGACCACGCGAGCGTCGTTCTATCTGTACTCCACGCCGGCCGAGATCGACGCACTGGTCGACGGCCTGGAGCACGTACGGAACTTCTTCGGATGA